The Erythrobacter sp. genome segment CTGCGGCCGGATATTCTCGTCCCGGTGCACGGCGAAATCCGCCACATGCAGGAACAGGTGCGGGTGGGCCGTGCCGCCGGGATTGAGCACAACGTGTTCCAGAAGAACGGCGATATCATACGCTTGGCTCCCGGCGTCCCGTCCAAGCTGGCCGAGGTGCGCACCGGGAGGCTGGTGCTGGACGGCGATATCCTCGTGCCCTCCGATGGAGATGCGATCACCATGCGCCGCCGAATCTCCCGCGACGGGATGCTCTATGTGGTGCTGGACGGGCAGGGCGGGGTGCAGATCGACGGGATCGGCCTGCCGCTGGACGAGGACTACGACCTCTTCGTCGCCGAAGCGCAGGCCGATGTGGTGGCGGCGCTGGGCAAGCTGCAAAAGGGCCGCCGCGCCGATCCTGACGCGATCATGGAAGCCGCCCGGCTTGCCGCGCGAAAGGCCGCGCAGCGCTGGTCCGGCAAAAAGCCGCAGACGCGAGTGATAATGGTCGGCTAAGGACACCGCGATGAAGATCACCTCCATCGTTGCGATCTATGCCCTGTGCTGGGTGATGTGCGCCTTCCTGCTGCTCCCCTTCGGCGTGCGCACGGCAGACGAGGCGGGGGTCGAGAAAGTGCCGGGTCAGGCCGACAGCGCGCCGGTGGATTTCCGCCCCGGCAGGCTGGCCCTGCGCGCCACGGTGTTCGCGGCGGTCGTCTGCGGACTGTACGTGGCGAACTATGTCGAGGGTTGGGTGACGGTGGACGACATCAACATCTTTGGCACCCCGCCGGGATACTGAGCCTTATGTCCGCAGCCGGTCGATGGCCTGCGCCAACGCTACATAGAGCTTGCCCGCATCGCTGGATAGCAGGGTAACTGCCAGCGCATTGCCATCGCGGGTCGACAGCACTTCGCGCAGCATCGCTTCGAAATCGTGGATGAAGCGGTTCACGGTCTCGCGGAATTCGGCATCCTCGCCATAGATTTCCACCACCGCACGCGACTCCTGCCGATTGAGCAAGCGCACCGCGCGGCGGGTGAAAATCCCGCGGTCCCCGCGCAGATAATGCGCCCACTGCGTATCTGACACTTCGTTGTCGAAGGCCTTGGAGATATCGATCGAAGAAGAATTGAGCGATTCGGTTATCAGCGCGATGCGGCGC includes the following:
- a CDS encoding DUF1467 family protein; amino-acid sequence: MKITSIVAIYALCWVMCAFLLLPFGVRTADEAGVEKVPGQADSAPVDFRPGRLALRATVFAAVVCGLYVANYVEGWVTVDDINIFGTPPGY